The DNA window ATTGAGCCATCGGTTCGCCCTTTGCGGCGCCTCGCGCCGGCACCCTCAGCGGATGACCGCCCCCGGAAAGAAGGTCGGAATTATGATGGCCGGGTAGAACGGCGCCAGCGCCGCCCCGACCACCGGCGTGATTTTCTTCGCCGCTTCGGTCGCATCGCCCAGATGTTCCCGTGGGACAAAGACAATGTCGTTCTCTTCCAGAGCCAGGTTTCTGCTCCAATCGCCGTAGGTATAGAGCCGCGACAAGTCCGCCGTGTAGACTTCCGGATGTTGGAGATTACCGCGCACGACCCGGATCTCCTCCAGTAAGGCCGTTTCGTTGTAGCTCTCCGCCGCGGCCACTGCCTGCACGACCGTCATATTGCGCGGCATGGGATACATGCCGGGTTTCTTCACGTCTCCGAACACAAACACTCGCTTCACACGCAACGCCTTCTTTTTCAACGTCACCTGTGCACGGGGCTCGCGCATGTAGGGCGTGAAGGCTTCCTGCACCTTCGCCTCAGCCTGGCTTGCCGTCAGACCCGCCACCTGTACCTCGACGAACGCCAGCGAGGCCCGCCCCGATTCGCGCACTACGCTGGCAAATTTCTCCTCCCCGGCCCCGCGCCTGATGACGACATCGAGGCTATCGCCGACATCGATGAGCGTATCGACGGTGGGCACGGTCTCATCCACGAACACATCTCCCTTCGGTAAGGGAGGGAGAGGCGCGCTCGCTTCGGAGATGGCCGAGGGCGGCAAGGTCGACTGCGCGGGATTCCGGCAGCCCTCCAATCCCGACACCAGCATCACCCCCATCAGCACGAGACGTGCGAGACTGCATTGCCCTATCCGTGTCAGCATAGGCTGTCCTCAGTTCGTTTCCAGTGGCCGTAGCACTTCGACGATGTGGAGCGTGGAGGACTCGCTCAAATCCAAGACCTTCGCCGGCCCTGCGCCGGCCGCCTGATCAATCGAAAGCCGTGGGCGGAGCGGATACCGTTGATTGAGTTGATTCACGATCCCCACTTCGCCGGTATTCAGGCGGACCATCGTACCGAGCGGATACAGCGACAACTGGTCCACCAACATCTTCAGCATCTGCAATGAGAACAGGCTCTTGCTCTTCACCATGAGTTCACGCACGGCAAAGTGTGGAATCATCTGACGGCGATAGCTCCGTGGGTTGATCATCGCGTCGAGCGTATCCATCAACCCGATAATCTGTGCATGTTCGTGGATCTGCCCGCCCCGCAACCCTTGTGGATAGCCTTGCCCACACCAACGTTCATGTTCCTGCGACACCACGGTCGCCAACCAATCAAACTGAGTTCCCAACGCCGTGAGGACCTTCGCACCCTGTTGCGGATGCAGTTCGAGTTGTTGCCGTTCGGCAGGCCCGAAGGCATCGGGCTTGGCCAAAAGAGTTTCCGGCAGGGTCCACATCCCGATGTCATGGACCAGCGCAGCCAGGGCCAGCCGTTCCAACGTCACCGGATCGTACCGAAAGCCGATCCCGACCTTGACCGCGAGAATCGCGACATTGATGGGGTTGTGGATCAGGGGCCGCCCTAAACGCCCCTTGAACACCTGCTGCAGCAGTCCGTCTTCCCGCTGAACCGTTCGCGCAATCTCCCCGGCAATAGGAAGTAGGCGGTCGAGCGAAACTCCAGACTGAGTCCGCACGGCCTGTGAGAGCACCAGCAGTTCCTGCTCCGCCCGCTCAAACAGCGGGGGTGTGACGCTGGAGGTTTGGGCCCCCGGCGGCTGCATGCCGGGCTCCGAACCGGCTGATCCAGGCCGTGAGTCGGCTCGTCCAGGCCCATTGCCTGATTTGGCCTGCTCCCGCACGATGTCCGACAGCCGGGTCACGATTGGATCTCCCCTGCCTTGCAATAAGTCACAAGCGAGCCTTCCCCTGGTGTTTTCCCTGAGGCTTCCCCGCTTCTCTCCCCTCACCGTTGGTCTGGCTATGCCCGTTCACCGGCCGATACTCAGGCTTTTGAAGTTCTCGTTCCAAGACGGCTCGAATGAACCCGCTGGTCGTATATCCACGCTGTTTCAACTCATCGAGTCGGGTCTTCAGATCTTCCGGCAATTGAATGACGATGCGAAGCAGTTTGGCCATGATTCCACACGCAATTAGACAAAACTTGCCTAGTGATGCAGATGCTTGCATGTGCTATGCCTTGCTAGCATCATGGCTTTTCCGTGCAATTGTGATGACTTATGCAATCAAGCCGCGGCACAGCCCGTCAAAAACGACAACTTTGCGACATTCGATGGCGGGATATGTACGAAACCGGCCGAATCGGGTAAAGACAGGAACGAACGGACCGTCGGGAAGAACATGCTGTTCAGAAGGAGTCCGAGGTAGGCCGGAAGACGGCGGGGAGCTTAGAGCCAATTCCATCGTCGCCAGAGTTTGATGACATTCTCCCACTCGGTGGAAGGGAGAGCTGCCCTGAGCGTCACTGAGTGGAGTTGCCACTCCTCCATGCTATGAACTTGCATCCGGTCGCTCGCGAGATCCAAGTCCACCCAAATGGCCCCCTGCCGATCGGTGCGATGCACCTGCGCCCCCACGGACTGATAGGCCGCCAACACTTGGCCGGCCGGGTGTCCATAGCTATTGTGTCGGCCGGCTGACACCACTGCCACCTCGGGTGTCGCGGCTTCGAGCCAAGACGTCTCCAGAGAATTGCGGGAACCGTGATGCGGCACCTTGAGCAGGGCCAGCGAGCGGGTCATTCCGGATTCTTGCAGGCGCGCCAACCCTTCCCGTTCGATATCACCGGTAAAGAGCATGCGGCGCTGGTGGCAGTCGAACTCTGTGACGACCGATTGGTTATTCAATGACGCCGCTTCGCGGGCCGAGAGCAGCCGACGATCAGCCGGCGGGTTGAGAAATGTCACCTGGCAAGGTCCAGGCACCACCACCCCGCGATCCGGGGATGCGACGGTCAGCTTCACGTCTCGCCGGGTGGCCGTATGATCGAGCCGTTGCCAGAATTCCTCCTCCCGCGTCATCCCGTTCGTCCAAAAGGTCCCGACCGTAAAATGCCCCAACACCCAGGTCAGTCCTCCGACATGGTCCAACTGCGGATGTGTACCGACGACGTGGTCGAGTCGGCGAATGCCACGGTTCCAAAGAAAGGGCGCCAACACCCCACGGCCCATGTCGAAACGTTCGTACGCCGCGCCGCCGTCGATGACGAACACGACCTGCGAGGGCAATTCGATCACGGCGCTGTCGCCCTGACCCACATCGAGAAAGGTCACGCGCACGCGGTCCTGAGAGGGAAATGGCCGCGGCGACCACAACCACCAGACCAGCAAGAGCGCCATACCGAAGACCATCGCAGGACGCCTGGGGTCGGACCGCTCAGCGGCCAACCGACGAAGGAATCCGAATCCCAGCAGGTAGAACAGGGCCATCGTTGGGAGGCTCGGCGCCGCCACGAACCATTCCGCCGCAGGCAGACCGGCCATCCAGCGAACCACTTCGATGAGCCCATTCGACAGCCAGGCAATCAGGTCGGTCCCAAGCAGCATCGGACGCTCGAGTGCGATGGTCCACACAGCGGAGGCGAGACAGATCGGTAAAAGCAACGCACCCACAAATGGGATCACGAGCAGGTTGGCGAATAGCCCCAGCCACGGCACTTGATTGAAATAAAATGCCACCAACGGCAGGGTCGCAACGGTCACGTAGCAGGTCACCCGAAGCGACTCACGAAGCCACTCGAGTGCCCGCCCCCTCCATGGCCGAACCGACTCCACCGGCGTGTCCTCGTCGATGCTCCGCTCCAGCACCAAAGCCAAAACCAACACCGACCCATAGGACAGCTGGAACGAAATGTCATACAACGCGGACGGATTCGCGAGAAGCGTGATCCCCGCGGAAGCAGCAAGGGCATGCAGAACATAGCGGGGATACCCGAACCAGACCGCAAGGAGGCCGACGGCGATCATGAGGCACGAACGAATCGTCGCGGTCTCTGCCCCCGCCAACAAGGTGTACGCTACGACCGGGATGAATGTCGCCACCGCAGCCAACCGGCTCGGCGCAATACGTCGAGATAGTGCCAGCAACGCCGTGACGGGCAATCGACGACATAGGCTCCGAATGAGTCCATAGGTGAGCAGCGCAATCAGGCCAAGGTGTGAACCGGAAATCGATAGGATGTGCACGGTGCCGGTGGTCATGAACCATTCCCGAACGTCGACCGGCAGGGTTCCTTGCTCACCGATCGTCAGACTGAGGAAGAGGCTACGCGCCGGCTCCTCGAGCGAGGCAGCGGCCGAACGAACAGTCCCCCGCCATCGCTCAAGCAAGGTTGGAATGAACCAGGCCGACGGAGCCGCTCTTTCAACCACATGGACTGCGCCGGGACCAGACACGGTCGCCACGGCATCGATTCCCTGGCCTTCCAGATACGCAGCATAGTCGAACCCGCGCGGGTTGAGGGTCCCGGATGGAGCGCGCAGCATAGCCCGCGCTCGGATATACATGCCCTGAAACAATTCCATATCGGGATCACGCCAGGTCATCCGCAGCTTGAAAGGGCCGGAAATGGCCGGGTCGTCCGTTCGGATTACGGACACCTCCATGGTCACACGTCCTGGTGCATGGCGCACGGAATGCGAGATGGGTCCTTCGATCCAGGTTGTTGACTTTCGAGGGTAATCAGGGATCGTCAGGGAGTGAGTTCCCCAGCTGAAGAGCACCCAGTAGAGCGTGCCTGCGAAGAGACCGGCGAGAAGCGCCGCCCCCCTGCTTGCCGGAAGCGTGCGTCGGGATTCACAGGCGAGGACAACGCCGGTCGAGACAATCAAACAGCTCAGAACCGTGACAGGAAAGTACTGGAAGTACGAACCGAGAGCGAGCCCGAGGATGAATACGAGGGTGACGGCCGGTAACATCCGACGCCCGTGCCGACTGCGCCGTTTCAGCCGATGCGGGCGCGCACGATCTTAGCCAAGTGGTCGGCGACCTCGCGAATCGTCGAGTCCCGTTCGCCTTCCACCATGATGCGGAGCAGCGACTCGGTCCCCGAGTACCGCACGAGGACCCGTCCGCTGCCGTTCAGCTTGGCCTCCCCGGCCTTAATCGCCTGCTGAATGTCCGGAATCTGATTGAGATCCGGTTTGTGTTTCACCTGCACGTTCAACAGCACCTGCGGGACCGCAGTCATGGCCTTGGCCAACTCGGACAGCGGCTTGCCCGTGCGCTTCATCAACGAGAGGATTTGCAGGGCGGAAATGAGCCCATCCCCGGTCGTATTGTGATCCAGGAAGATAAAATGCCCGGACTGCTCCCCACCGAAATTGTACCCATCAGCCTGCATGCGCTCCATCAGGTAACGATCGCCGACCGGCGTCCGGACCAAGTTGAGTCCGGCCTTGTTCAACGCGATTTCCAGTCCGAAATTGCTCATCACGGTGCCCACGACGGTTTTTTTGTTGAGCTGGCCTTGCGCGTACATATCCAGCCCCAACGCCGCCATGACATGGTCGCCGTCGACCACCGAACCCTGCTCGCAGACGAAGATTGCGCGGTCGGCATCACCGTCCAACGCCACGCCGACGTCGGCTCCTTGTTCGCGAACGACTTCCTGCAATCGTTCCGCATGCACGGCCCCGCAGCCGGCATTGATGTTCATACCGTCCGGCTTGTCCCCGATGACGTGGATGGTGGCGCCCAATTCGCGCAACACCGCCGGTGCGACTTTGTAGGCGGCGCCGTTCGCGCAGTCCACAACGAGCTTGATGCCCTGGAAGTCGAGATCTCTCGGCAAGGAGCGTTTCACGAACTCAATGTACCGCCCTTCGGCATCGTCGATCCGGTAGGCCTTCCCGATCGCGTCAGCGGTGGGACGTAGATGCTTGATTTCGTCCGACACGATCAACTGTTCGATACGGGCTTCCAACTCATCCGGTAACTTGAATCCGTCGTTGGAGAAGAATTTGATGCCGTTGTCCTGATAAGGATTGTGCGACGCCGAGATGACGACACCGGCATCCGCACGAAGACTGCGGGTCATAAACGCAATCGCCGGAGTGGGCATCGGCCCGACCAACAGCACGTCCACACCCATGGAACAGATTCCAGAAATCAGTGCGGATTCGAGCATGTACCCGGACAGCCTGGTGTCCTTGCCGATGACGATCTGGTGGCGACCGGCCCGACGCATGAAAATGTGAGCGGCTGCGCGCCCAAGTTGCATCGCCGTTTCGCTGGTCATGGGCTCCAGGTTGGCGACCCCGCGAACCCCGTCTGTACCGAACAATTTACGCATGAGACACCTGAGAATGGGAGTGTGATCGTTGTGCAATGGCCGCGGCGACCATGGCTGCTTCACGCATCGCTCGCACGTCGTGAACCCGCAGAATCTGGGCGCCCCTGAGAACGGCCGCCGCGACCGCGCCGGCTGTACCGTAAACGCGCTCCTGCACCGGTTGGTTGACGATGCGGCCAATAAAGGCTTTGCGGGAGACACCGATCAGGAGCGGATGGCCAAGCTGGGTCAACATATCCAGTTCCGCGAGCAGCTGAAGATTATGCTCTTCGAGCTTACCAAAACCGATGCCTGGGTCAAGCACGATCTGCTCCGGCTTGACGCCCAGAGCGATGGCAGCCGCCGCACGCTCGCGAAGAAAATCCGCCACCTCTCTGGTGACATCTACGTACGATGGATTCCGCTGCATGGTCTGGGGAATCCCCTGCATATGCATCAGGACCGCCCCGACCCCTCGTTCCGCAACCAGGGTCGCCATGCGAGGATCTTGCCGAAATGCGCTCACGTCG is part of the Nitrospiraceae bacterium genome and encodes:
- a CDS encoding SLBB domain-containing protein, encoding MLTRIGQCSLARLVLMGVMLVSGLEGCRNPAQSTLPPSAISEASAPLPPLPKGDVFVDETVPTVDTLIDVGDSLDVVIRRGAGEEKFASVVRESGRASLAFVEVQVAGLTASQAEAKVQEAFTPYMREPRAQVTLKKKALRVKRVFVFGDVKKPGMYPMPRNMTVVQAVAAAESYNETALLEEIRVVRGNLQHPEVYTADLSRLYTYGDWSRNLALEENDIVFVPREHLGDATEAAKKITPVVGAALAPFYPAIIIPTFFPGAVIR
- a CDS encoding HD domain-containing protein, producing the protein MTRLSDIVREQAKSGNGPGRADSRPGSAGSEPGMQPPGAQTSSVTPPLFERAEQELLVLSQAVRTQSGVSLDRLLPIAGEIARTVQREDGLLQQVFKGRLGRPLIHNPINVAILAVKVGIGFRYDPVTLERLALAALVHDIGMWTLPETLLAKPDAFGPAERQQLELHPQQGAKVLTALGTQFDWLATVVSQEHERWCGQGYPQGLRGGQIHEHAQIIGLMDTLDAMINPRSYRRQMIPHFAVRELMVKSKSLFSLQMLKMLVDQLSLYPLGTMVRLNTGEVGIVNQLNQRYPLRPRLSIDQAAGAGPAKVLDLSESSTLHIVEVLRPLETN
- a CDS encoding ComEC/Rec2 family competence protein, translating into MLPAVTLVFILGLALGSYFQYFPVTVLSCLIVSTGVVLACESRRTLPASRGAALLAGLFAGTLYWVLFSWGTHSLTIPDYPRKSTTWIEGPISHSVRHAPGRVTMEVSVIRTDDPAISGPFKLRMTWRDPDMELFQGMYIRARAMLRAPSGTLNPRGFDYAAYLEGQGIDAVATVSGPGAVHVVERAAPSAWFIPTLLERWRGTVRSAAASLEEPARSLFLSLTIGEQGTLPVDVREWFMTTGTVHILSISGSHLGLIALLTYGLIRSLCRRLPVTALLALSRRIAPSRLAAVATFIPVVAYTLLAGAETATIRSCLMIAVGLLAVWFGYPRYVLHALAASAGITLLANPSALYDISFQLSYGSVLVLALVLERSIDEDTPVESVRPWRGRALEWLRESLRVTCYVTVATLPLVAFYFNQVPWLGLFANLLVIPFVGALLLPICLASAVWTIALERPMLLGTDLIAWLSNGLIEVVRWMAGLPAAEWFVAAPSLPTMALFYLLGFGFLRRLAAERSDPRRPAMVFGMALLLVWWLWSPRPFPSQDRVRVTFLDVGQGDSAVIELPSQVVFVIDGGAAYERFDMGRGVLAPFLWNRGIRRLDHVVGTHPQLDHVGGLTWVLGHFTVGTFWTNGMTREEEFWQRLDHTATRRDVKLTVASPDRGVVVPGPCQVTFLNPPADRRLLSAREAASLNNQSVVTEFDCHQRRMLFTGDIEREGLARLQESGMTRSLALLKVPHHGSRNSLETSWLEAATPEVAVVSAGRHNSYGHPAGQVLAAYQSVGAQVHRTDRQGAIWVDLDLASDRMQVHSMEEWQLHSVTLRAALPSTEWENVIKLWRRWNWL
- a CDS encoding phosphoglucosamine mutase; this translates as MRKLFGTDGVRGVANLEPMTSETAMQLGRAAAHIFMRRAGRHQIVIGKDTRLSGYMLESALISGICSMGVDVLLVGPMPTPAIAFMTRSLRADAGVVISASHNPYQDNGIKFFSNDGFKLPDELEARIEQLIVSDEIKHLRPTADAIGKAYRIDDAEGRYIEFVKRSLPRDLDFQGIKLVVDCANGAAYKVAPAVLRELGATIHVIGDKPDGMNINAGCGAVHAERLQEVVREQGADVGVALDGDADRAIFVCEQGSVVDGDHVMAALGLDMYAQGQLNKKTVVGTVMSNFGLEIALNKAGLNLVRTPVGDRYLMERMQADGYNFGGEQSGHFIFLDHNTTGDGLISALQILSLMKRTGKPLSELAKAMTAVPQVLLNVQVKHKPDLNQIPDIQQAIKAGEAKLNGSGRVLVRYSGTESLLRIMVEGERDSTIREVADHLAKIVRARIG
- the folP gene encoding dihydropteroate synthase, with the protein product MGILNVTPDSFSDGAAFATVEEAVARAAMMKAEGADIIDIGAESTRPGASPIDEAEELRRLLPVLEAVHAAVPVPVSVDTTKSGVARQAIERGAVIVNDVSAFRQDPRMATLVAERGVGAVLMHMQGIPQTMQRNPSYVDVTREVADFLRERAAAAIALGVKPEQIVLDPGIGFGKLEEHNLQLLAELDMLTQLGHPLLIGVSRKAFIGRIVNQPVQERVYGTAGAVAAAVLRGAQILRVHDVRAMREAAMVAAAIAQRSHSHSQVSHA